One window of the Chryseobacterium camelliae genome contains the following:
- a CDS encoding GNAT family N-acetyltransferase encodes MEYTIRKIHIKENLSIADELVGELHLSEKEMNPNTADWPLIRENYLRFMAECEEENDGTFLIAETEGKAIGFIFGYIEERDDSNFELGDADDLYISEGYVKPEYRKQGIYSALNAAFEEAYKQHPIRRIYRFTLCSNLTMQSWLSKQGYSPVRLMYEKWL; translated from the coding sequence ATGGAGTATACGATCCGGAAAATACATATTAAAGAAAACCTGTCCATTGCGGATGAACTGGTGGGTGAGCTGCACCTTTCGGAAAAGGAAATGAATCCGAATACGGCTGACTGGCCGCTAATCAGGGAGAATTACCTGCGGTTCATGGCTGAATGTGAGGAAGAAAATGACGGGACATTTCTGATCGCGGAAACTGAAGGCAAAGCTATCGGGTTTATTTTCGGATATATCGAGGAAAGGGACGACAGCAATTTCGAACTGGGCGATGCGGATGACCTTTATATTTCGGAGGGTTATGTAAAACCAGAATACCGGAAACAGGGGATTTATTCTGCGCTGAATGCAGCATTTGAAGAGGCTTATAAGCAACATCCTATCAGAAGGATCTACCGTTTCACCCTGTGCAGCAACCTTACCATGCAGAGCTGGCTCTCTAAGCAAGGCTACAGTCCGGTAAGGCTGATGTATGAGAAATGGCTGTAA
- a CDS encoding 4'-phosphopantetheinyl transferase family protein has product MEVWVAYSFPGQNDGERLEALFAQLPASITEPVNRYRNPADRKGRVMSKLLLETLVRKHFPHQGFSWDRYRKDDLSKPYLEGMALSFSTSHHDALSIVCLTSGKSCGVDSELLKPVDTELYHDFLHPDEREFIASRTDQTTSFYNIWTRKEAVLKASGMGIHSELNSVDAHEDMVWVEKSSYSTIPLFLSDDTVTHLATPETVSRLHLEEIRF; this is encoded by the coding sequence ATGGAAGTCTGGGTCGCATACAGTTTTCCTGGTCAGAATGACGGAGAACGGCTGGAAGCGCTTTTTGCCCAACTTCCTGCCTCCATTACGGAGCCGGTGAACAGATACAGAAACCCTGCTGACAGAAAAGGGAGGGTAATGTCAAAATTATTATTAGAAACCCTGGTAAGGAAACATTTTCCTCACCAGGGTTTTTCATGGGACCGCTACCGAAAAGATGATTTATCAAAACCATACCTGGAAGGAATGGCGCTCTCGTTCAGTACTTCCCATCATGATGCGTTAAGCATCGTATGCCTCACTTCCGGGAAAAGCTGCGGAGTGGATTCAGAACTCCTGAAACCGGTGGATACTGAGCTCTATCATGATTTTCTCCATCCTGATGAAAGGGAGTTTATAGCAAGCCGGACAGATCAGACAACGTCTTTTTATAACATCTGGACGCGAAAAGAAGCAGTTTTGAAAGCTTCAGGCATGGGTATACACAGTGAACTGAATTCGGTAGATGCACATGAAGATATGGTTTGGGTTGAAAAAAGTTCATATAGTACTATCCCCTTATTTTTATCCGATGATACGGTGACTCATCTGGCTACACCTGAAACGGTAAGTAGGCTGCACCTTGAGGAGATCCGGTTCTGA
- the der gene encoding ribosome biogenesis GTPase Der translates to MSNIVAIVGRPNVGKSTLFNRLLERREAIVDATAGVTRDRHYGKSDWNGVDFTVIDTGGYDVNNDDVFQGEISKQVQLAVDEATSIIFMLNVEEGLTDTDYEIFEMLRRSNKPVYIVVNKVDSAKEELAATEFYQLGIEKYYTLSSATGSGTGELLDDIVNDFPTTEYKDPFEGLPKITIAGRPNVGKSTLTNALLDTDRNIVTDVAGTTRDSIQTLYNKFGHEFVLVDTAGMRRKSKVSEDLEFYSVMRSIRSIEFSDVVIIMVDATLGWESQDMNIFGLAQKNRKGIVIVVNKWDLVENKHTNTVRDFEKSIRDKIGQFSDIPILFVSALTKQRILKVVETAMTVYEDRKKKIKTSKLNEVMLPIFEGTPPPANKGKYIKIKYCVQLPTPSPQFVFFCNLPQYVKEPYKRFTENQLRKEFGFTGVPIEVYFRQK, encoded by the coding sequence ATGTCGAATATTGTCGCAATCGTTGGGCGTCCCAACGTAGGAAAATCAACACTTTTTAATCGTTTACTGGAAAGAAGGGAAGCCATTGTAGATGCTACTGCCGGGGTAACCCGTGACCGTCACTATGGGAAATCCGACTGGAATGGTGTAGATTTCACCGTGATCGATACCGGAGGGTATGACGTGAATAACGATGACGTTTTCCAGGGGGAAATATCAAAACAGGTTCAGCTTGCTGTGGATGAAGCCACTTCAATCATTTTCATGCTGAATGTGGAAGAAGGCCTTACCGATACCGATTATGAAATCTTTGAGATGCTGAGAAGATCGAACAAGCCGGTTTACATCGTTGTGAACAAAGTGGATTCCGCTAAGGAGGAGCTGGCCGCTACGGAATTTTATCAGCTGGGTATCGAAAAATATTACACCTTATCTTCTGCAACAGGTTCCGGAACAGGAGAACTGCTGGATGATATTGTTAATGATTTCCCGACCACAGAATATAAAGATCCGTTCGAAGGATTGCCTAAAATTACCATTGCCGGCCGTCCGAATGTAGGAAAATCTACCCTTACCAATGCTTTGCTGGATACAGACCGGAATATTGTAACGGATGTTGCAGGAACAACAAGGGACAGTATCCAGACTCTGTACAATAAATTCGGACATGAATTCGTGCTGGTAGATACTGCCGGGATGAGAAGGAAGTCAAAAGTTTCAGAGGACCTGGAATTTTATTCCGTGATGCGCTCCATCCGTTCCATTGAATTTTCTGATGTGGTGATCATTATGGTGGATGCCACTTTAGGCTGGGAATCCCAGGATATGAATATTTTCGGGCTGGCTCAGAAAAACAGGAAAGGCATCGTGATCGTGGTGAATAAATGGGACTTGGTCGAAAATAAGCATACCAATACGGTCAGGGATTTTGAAAAATCCATCAGGGATAAGATCGGTCAGTTCAGCGACATCCCGATCCTGTTCGTTTCAGCATTAACGAAACAGAGGATCCTGAAAGTAGTGGAAACCGCCATGACCGTTTATGAAGACCGTAAGAAGAAAATTAAAACTTCAAAATTAAACGAAGTAATGCTTCCGATCTTTGAAGGAACCCCGCCGCCGGCGAACAAAGGGAAGTACATCAAAATCAAATACTGCGTACAGCTGCCGACGCCTTCGCCTCAGTTCGTATTCTTCTGCAACCTTCCGCAGTACGTGAAGGAGCCTTACAAGAGGTTTACGGAAAACCAGCTGAGAAAAGAATTCGGGTTTACCGGAGTTCCGATTGAAGTGTATTTCAGACAGAAATAA